Sequence from the Anaerolineae bacterium genome:
TGGGCCAGGATGTCCACGGCGGCCGGCAGGGACCAGGGCAGTGTGGGCGGCAGGGCAAAGCGCAGGCTCCACCGCCCGTTAGCGTCCGCCCGGGCAGTGGTGTACAGCGTCGTGGCGGCCGGCTGTCCCTGGGGCGCCAGCGAGATTTTCACGGTGGCCAGCGCCGGCCAGCCCGAGCCGGACACCTCGACGATATCACCCGGGCGCGCGGAGGCCGGCGCGACCGCTATCTGCGGGCCAAGGGGTGTGGGGGTGACACGCCCGCGCTGAGCCTGTTGGAAGAGGATATACCCGGCCACGCCGGCCAGCACCACCGCAGCCGCCAGCAGGACAACCGCCAGTATTACCAGCCAGGACGGGACACCGCCCCCGGCCGGCGCTTCCTCCTCCGGGTCCATCCTGGGCCGCCAATCCTCCGGTGCTCTCATCTTCTTCTCCCCTTTCTCACAAGGCCGATGCCTATACATTATAGACGCCGGCACTGCGCCGAGCGTTCCGGCGCCCGGCGTACCAGGAGACAGTCACTGCACGCCGCGTATTTGACACTTTGCCGCCGGCGGATATAATTTTTACGTTGTAAATTTTAGTCCTTTCCTCCGTTGAGAAAGGAGCGGCTGTATGCCCAGACCTCCGCGCAGTCCGGAGCAGGTCGCGATGATGCGCCAGAAAATCCTGGACGTGGCCCACTCCCTGGTGCATGAAGGTGGGCCGGAGAGCGTGACGATACGGCGCATCGCCGGCATTCTCGGCGTCTCTCATATGACATTATACAACTATTTCCCCAGCCGGCAGAGCATCCTGGACGCGCTGCGCGAGCGCGAGATGGCGCGCATCATGGAGCGCCGGCAGGAGGCGCTGGAGCGCGCCCGCGCCGGCCAGGCACTGGAAGTCCTGCAGGAGAACCTGAACTGTTATGCCAACATGGCGCGCCGCCAGCCGGCCTTTTACCGCCTGATCCTGACGCCGGCGGCGCATGACGACCCGCGCCGGCAGGAGCTCCAGCGCCGCTTCCAGGAACATGTCTCCCATCTCACGCAGGTCATCCAAATTGGGATGGAGCAGGGGCAGTTCGCCCCCGGGAGTGAACCTGCGCAGGCGGCACTGGTTGTGCTGGCCATGGCCAACGGACCGCTGGCCTATCTGGCCGGCGGGCTGATTTCCGAAGAACAGTTTGCCGCCATCTGGCAGACCACATTACGACTCATCACATTGTACCTCAGAGGTGTAACCGCCGATGAACGCCCTTTGGAAAGTATTGCGCTACCTTAAACCCTACCGCTGGATGGTGGCGGCCGGCATCCTGGCCACCGCGCTCACTGTGCCGCTGGACCTGGCGGTACCGCGGCTGGCCCAGCGCGCCATTGACCAGGGCATCCGCGTGGGGAACACGCAGGTCGTGCTGACCTCCGCCTTGCTGATGGTCGCCTTTGCCGTACTGCGCGTGCTTTTCGCTACCATCACCGGCGTCTTCGCCGCCCGCTCCTCGCAGGGCTTCGGGTATGACCTGCGCCACACGCTGTTTGCGCGCATCCAGACGCTCTCCTATCCCGAACTGGACCATATGCAGACCGGCCAGTTGATGGTGCGCGTCACCAGCGACGTGGAGATGGTGCGCATGCTGGTCTCCATGAGCATGCGCATGCTGACCCGCGCCCCACTGATGGTCATCGGCAGTGTCATCATGATCTACCTGACCAAGCCGAGCCTGGCGTACATCATCCTGGTGATCATGGTGGCAATGCTCGGGTTTATGGCGGTCTTCGCCGGCAAAGTGCGCCCCCTCTTCAAGCGCATCCAGGAGAAACTGGGGGCGTTGAACACCGTGCTCCAGGAGAACCTGGCCGGCGTCAAGGTCGTGCGGGCATTTGTGCGCGCTCATTTCGAGCGCCGGCGCTTCGCGGACCGCAACCAGGACCTCTACCAGCAGGCGGTGCGCGCCGGCCTGATGATATCCATCGCCTTCCCGGTGCTCTTCCTCCTGATGAACGCCGCCTCCCTGCTGGTGCTGTGGCTGGGCGGCAGTGAGGTCATCGCCAACCAGCTCACCGTCGGCGAGCTGGTAGCCTTCAATAATTACGTGCTGAGCACCATGTTCCCCCTGTTGATGCTGAGCATGATGATCGCCTTCATCTCCGGCGCCGCCGCCTCGGCGGAGCGCATCAGCGAGATCCTGGACATCCCCGTGGCAGTGCAGGAGCCGGCCCAACCCAAGCGCCTGCCGGCCATCCAGGGCCGCGTGGCCTTCGAGCACGTCTTCTTCCGCTATAACGGCTCCGGCAGTGAGGATGTGCTTCAGGATATCTCCTTCGTGGCCGAGCCGGGTGAGACGGTGGCGATCGTAGGGGCGACAGGCGCCGGCAAATCTACCCTGATATACCTCATCCCCCGCTTCTACGATGTCACCGCCGGCCGAGTCACGATCGACGGCGTGGATGTGCGCGAAGTGAGCTTTGATGACCTGCGCCGGCAGATCAGCATCGTGCCGCAGGAAATCGTGCTGTTCGAGGGCACCATCCGCGACAATATCGCCTTCGGCCGGCCGGATGTTACGGACGAGGAAATCATTGCCGCCGCCAAAGCCGCCCAGGCGCACGACTTCATCATGGCCATGCCCGACGGCTACAACAGTTGGGTGGAGGCGCGCGGCCGCAACCTTTCCGGCGGACAGCGCCAGCGCATCGCCATCGCCCGCGCCCTGGTCATGAATCCCAGCATCCTCATCCTGGACGACAGCACCAGCAGTGTGGACATGGAGACCGAGTACAAGATCCAGCAGGCGCTGGAAGAGATACGCCGCGGCCGCACCAACTTCATCATCGCCCAGCGCATCAGCTCCATCCTACACGCGGACAAGATCATCGTGCTGGAACGGGGACGGATTGTCGGCATCGGTACCCATCTCTCCCTGCTGGCTACGAACCCGGTGTACCAGGACATCTATTATTCGCAGATGCACGCCGACGCCGAGCAGGCCGAGTTTGAGGTCGCGGCGCCGGCCGCCGGCGATCCACGCGCCGCAGACACTATCGCGAGGAGTTGACACCTATGATACAGCGTGCTCCGCAAGCATTGGCCCAGCGCGGGGGGCCGGGCGGCCCCCGGTCAGGCGGCCCAGGCGGTCCGATGCGCATCGAGAGCGTTAAGGACCTGAAGGGCACCACCCGCCGGCTGATGCGCTATCTGAAACCGCATCTGGCCTCGCTGGTAGGCATCGGCATCCTGCTGGTCATCACCACAGGCTTTAACCTGGTGAACCCGTATCTCTTCGGCTATGCGGTTGACACCGCCATCGCCCGCGGGAGCCTGGCGCAGTTGGCGCGTCTCTCGCTCATCATGTTGGGGGTGTTCCTGACCGGCGGACTGCTGAGCTTTGTCCAGGGGTACTGGCTGACCATCGTCAGCCAGCGCATCCTGCGCGCCATCCGGCAGGATATCTTCGACCATTTACAGGCCCTTTCCCTGCGTTTCTTCGACCAGAACGAGGCCGGCGACCTGATGAGCCGCATCACCAACGACGTGGAAGCCATCAACCGCGGCATCTCGAACGTGCTGTCCCAACTGCTCTCCAACATCCTCACCCTGCTCGGCATCATCATCGCCATGCTGACCCTGAGCGTGCCGCTGACTCTGGTGACCATCCTGGTACTGCCCCTGATGCTGT
This genomic interval carries:
- a CDS encoding TetR/AcrR family transcriptional regulator, producing MPRPPRSPEQVAMMRQKILDVAHSLVHEGGPESVTIRRIAGILGVSHMTLYNYFPSRQSILDALREREMARIMERRQEALERARAGQALEVLQENLNCYANMARRQPAFYRLILTPAAHDDPRRQELQRRFQEHVSHLTQVIQIGMEQGQFAPGSEPAQAALVVLAMANGPLAYLAGGLISEEQFAAIWQTTLRLITLYLRGVTADERPLESIALP
- a CDS encoding ABC transporter ATP-binding protein, giving the protein MNALWKVLRYLKPYRWMVAAGILATALTVPLDLAVPRLAQRAIDQGIRVGNTQVVLTSALLMVAFAVLRVLFATITGVFAARSSQGFGYDLRHTLFARIQTLSYPELDHMQTGQLMVRVTSDVEMVRMLVSMSMRMLTRAPLMVIGSVIMIYLTKPSLAYIILVIMVAMLGFMAVFAGKVRPLFKRIQEKLGALNTVLQENLAGVKVVRAFVRAHFERRRFADRNQDLYQQAVRAGLMISIAFPVLFLLMNAASLLVLWLGGSEVIANQLTVGELVAFNNYVLSTMFPLLMLSMMIAFISGAAASAERISEILDIPVAVQEPAQPKRLPAIQGRVAFEHVFFRYNGSGSEDVLQDISFVAEPGETVAIVGATGAGKSTLIYLIPRFYDVTAGRVTIDGVDVREVSFDDLRRQISIVPQEIVLFEGTIRDNIAFGRPDVTDEEIIAAAKAAQAHDFIMAMPDGYNSWVEARGRNLSGGQRQRIAIARALVMNPSILILDDSTSSVDMETEYKIQQALEEIRRGRTNFIIAQRISSILHADKIIVLERGRIVGIGTHLSLLATNPVYQDIYYSQMHADAEQAEFEVAAPAAGDPRAADTIARS